A window of Nicotiana tabacum cultivar K326 chromosome 24, ASM71507v2, whole genome shotgun sequence contains these coding sequences:
- the LOC107820963 gene encoding uncharacterized protein LOC107820963 isoform X1, whose amino-acid sequence MVGPSINSRNVPLKFLCSYGGKIIPRHTDGKLRYYGGETRVLSVHRCISFAELMVKLGEMCGASVSLRCQLPSEDLDALVSITCDEDLANLIEEYDHAATPSSSLKIRAFLLPPKSTKLKLVSPPPSISSTSSTNTTISNHDATSPESSFCSTSASTSTILNSSKYKNCPRSYKETSYSCVRHTRTRSLPLMCHEKVAGKIPQYVYHGHGNNSGHIYLIHHGHHWQ is encoded by the exons ATGGTTGGTCCATCCATTAACTCCCGTAACGTTCCTCTTAAATTCCTTTGTAGTTATGGTGGCAAGATTATCCCCCGTCACACCGATGGCAAACTCCGTTACTATGGTGGTGAAACTCGTGTCCTCTCCGTTCATCGTTGCATTTCTTTTGCAG AGCTAATGGTGAAGCTAGGGGAGATGTGTGGAGCATCAGTGAGTTTAAGGTGTCAACTGCCAAGTGAAGATTTAGATGCTCTTGTGTCTATCACATGTGATGAAGATCTAGCCAATCTCATTGAAGAATATGATCATGCTGCAACTCCATCGTCATCTCTCAAGATCAGAGCTTTTTTATTACCACCCAAATCTACAAaattaaaacttgtatctcctCCACCTTCCATTTCTTCCACCTCATCCACCAACACCACCATTAGCAATCATGATGCCACGTCACCGGAGTCGTCATTTTGTTCCACATCTGCTAGTACTTCTACTATCCTCAActcatcaaaatataaaaattgtccaagatcatataaagaaacatcaTATTCGTGCGTCCGTCATACTAGAACAAGATCATTACCGCTCATGTGTCACGAGAAAGTTGCCGGAAAAATTCCTCAATATGTTTACCATGGTCATGGGAATAACAGTGGCCATATTTACTTGATTCACCATGGCCACCACTGGCAATAA
- the LOC107820963 gene encoding RAF-like serine/threonine-protein kinase 20 isoform X3, giving the protein MVGPSINSRNVPLKFLCSYGGKIIPRHTDGKLRYYGGETRVLSVHRCISFAELMVKLGEMCGASVSLRCQLPSEDLDALVSITCDEDLANLIEEYDHAATPSSSLKIRAFLLPPKSTKLKLVSPPPSISSTSSTNTTISNHDATSPESSFCSTSASIG; this is encoded by the exons ATGGTTGGTCCATCCATTAACTCCCGTAACGTTCCTCTTAAATTCCTTTGTAGTTATGGTGGCAAGATTATCCCCCGTCACACCGATGGCAAACTCCGTTACTATGGTGGTGAAACTCGTGTCCTCTCCGTTCATCGTTGCATTTCTTTTGCAG AGCTAATGGTGAAGCTAGGGGAGATGTGTGGAGCATCAGTGAGTTTAAGGTGTCAACTGCCAAGTGAAGATTTAGATGCTCTTGTGTCTATCACATGTGATGAAGATCTAGCCAATCTCATTGAAGAATATGATCATGCTGCAACTCCATCGTCATCTCTCAAGATCAGAGCTTTTTTATTACCACCCAAATCTACAAaattaaaacttgtatctcctCCACCTTCCATTTCTTCCACCTCATCCACCAACACCACCATTAGCAATCATGATGCCACGTCACCGGAGTCGTCATTTTGTTCCACATCTGCTA GTATAGGATGA
- the LOC107820963 gene encoding RAF-like serine/threonine-protein kinase 20 isoform X2 produces MVGPSINSRNVPLKFLCSYGGKIIPRHTDGKLRYYGGETRVLSVHRCISFAELMVKLGEMCGASVSLRCQLPSEDLDALVSITCDEDLANLIEEYDHAATPSSSLKIRAFLLPPKSTKLKLVSPPPSISSTSSTNTTISNHDATSPESSFCSTSANIFPIAKS; encoded by the exons ATGGTTGGTCCATCCATTAACTCCCGTAACGTTCCTCTTAAATTCCTTTGTAGTTATGGTGGCAAGATTATCCCCCGTCACACCGATGGCAAACTCCGTTACTATGGTGGTGAAACTCGTGTCCTCTCCGTTCATCGTTGCATTTCTTTTGCAG AGCTAATGGTGAAGCTAGGGGAGATGTGTGGAGCATCAGTGAGTTTAAGGTGTCAACTGCCAAGTGAAGATTTAGATGCTCTTGTGTCTATCACATGTGATGAAGATCTAGCCAATCTCATTGAAGAATATGATCATGCTGCAACTCCATCGTCATCTCTCAAGATCAGAGCTTTTTTATTACCACCCAAATCTACAAaattaaaacttgtatctcctCCACCTTCCATTTCTTCCACCTCATCCACCAACACCACCATTAGCAATCATGATGCCACGTCACCGGAGTCGTCATTTTGTTCCACATCTGCTA ACATTTTTCCCATTGCCAAATCCTAG